A stretch of DNA from Fimbriimonadaceae bacterium:
GAAACGTTGCCCAACATGCGCGCAAGAACGCCTTGAACGACGATCGCGCCGATGATTCCCCCCACCATGATCGCCGCGCGCTTCACCTTCGGGCCGTGGTAGCGCATCTCCACGTTCTTCAGGAACGCCACGCACAGGCCCACGGCCAGGACCCCCGCGATCAACGACGCCGCGGAGACCGGCGGAAGGTCTCTGAGCTTCTCAGGCAGGTAGTAGAGGCTGATCGCGGCGAGGACCGAACCGGTGATCGAACCGGTGCCGCCCAGGACGACCATCGTGAGGATGATGAAGGAGACGTTCATGTCGAACATCTGCGGCGAGATGAAACCTTCGAAATGCGCCAGCAGAGCCCCGGCCGCGCCTGCGAAGGCCGAGCCCAGCAGGAATGCGACCAGCTTGGTCTTGGTGACGTTGACTCCCATCGCGGAGCTTGCGACCTCGTCTTCGCGCACCGCGAGGAAGGGAAGGCCGTGCGCGGCTTGCAGCAGGTTTCTCGAGACGGCGATGGTGACGAAGGCGAGCAGCCACACGAGCCAGATGTACTGGAATTTCGGAGTGACGTTCATCCCGTACGCCCCGCCCAGCGTCTCGATGTTCTGCACGACGATCCGCAGGATCTCGCCAAAGCCGAGGGTGACGATCGCGAGGTAATCGCCTCGCAGGCGCAGGGAGGGGAGCCCGACCACGAAGCCCGCCACACTCGCAAAGAGAGCCCCGACGAACATCATGCAGATCAGCCACGCCTCGCCTTTGATCGGCGAAGCGTCGTAGAACCGCATCGCCATGTAGCCGGTCGTATACGCCCCGACCTGGTAGAAGGCCGCGTGCCCGATGGAGAACTGGCCCGTGATCCCGTTGATGAGGTTGAGGCTCACCGCAAGCGTGACGTAAAGCCCGGCCAGCACGACCAGCCGCTGGCCGAACGCGTCGAAGCCGCCAGCCAGCCGCTCGATGATGAAGGCGAAGAGGACGG
This window harbors:
- a CDS encoding branched-chain amino acid ABC transporter permease, with the translated sequence MRYWIVRLGSIAAAVLFAFIIERLAGGFDAFGQRLVVLAGLYVTLAVSLNLINGITGQFSIGHAAFYQVGAYTTGYMAMRFYDASPIKGEAWLICMMFVGALFASVAGFVVGLPSLRLRGDYLAIVTLGFGEILRIVVQNIETLGGAYGMNVTPKFQYIWLVWLLAFVTIAVSRNLLQAAHGLPFLAVREDEVASSAMGVNVTKTKLVAFLLGSAFAGAAGALLAHFEGFISPQMFDMNVSFIILTMVVLGGTGSITGSVLAAISLYYLPEKLRDLPPVSAASLIAGVLAVGLCVAFLKNVEMRYHGPKVKRAAIMVGGIIGAIVVQGVLARMLGNVSALADQSYEASKLRMVIFAGTLIILMLLRPQGVLAHYEFSWDGVKRMLGMKRKVATA